The region ATCGTCGTCTTGCATGTCAGCCTCCGCGAAGGGCGGCCAGTTTACCCAAGTCGAGGCCCCATCCATAACAATTGGGATCGCCAAAACGCCGAGCCTTCGATTCAGTCGTGCTTTTTCATCAGGTGCGGGGACATGTTCAGTGTCCGCGACTGGCGCGAACCACGGCGGCAGCGACGCCACAGCCACACCCCGAGGTAAAGCACGAGCAAGCCCACCACCAGAATGATCGCCGAACCGAGAGGGCTGGCATTCAGCTCACCCAGCGCCGGTGGACGGCCCAGCAGGCTGGCGGCGCCGGCCATTGCCATGAGCACACCGAACATCGCCAGAATGGCGGCAATCGCTGCGCCGAATCGAAATCGCCAGTTACTGGGTCCTTTGGACCGCAGGCGGCGTGCGTCAAAACCATCGGATAACTTCATTCCGACCTTCCTAAATGGGTATCGGCCCTTCGACCGGGAGTTGACCGGGATGTTCCTGAAGCTAAGGCAATTGCAGCAAATGAGAGGCTTTTGCGGATGAGCGGCGGCATTGGCCGCTCATCGATGGCCGATCAGATCAGATCGTGGGTCAGGGCGAGGGTGGCGAAGTTGTCCGCCATGATCGCCATTTCTGTTTGCTGAACGTGCTCGGCGCTCAGTACGCCGCCTTTGTAAGGCAGGTCGCGGGTGGCACACGCGTCTTCGACCAGGGTGCAACGAAAGCCCAGGTTCTTCGCGGCACGCACCGTGGTGCTGACGCTGGAGTGGCTCATGAAACCGCTGACGATCAAGTCCAGTGCGCCGAGTTCCTGCAGACGTCTTTCAAGTTCGGTGCCATGGAATGCACTCGGCAGTAATTTGCCGATAACGGTTTCGTCGCCTTGAGGCTCAAGCCCTGTAATGAACTCACCGCGCTCGCCTTGCGGATCAAACAGCCCGCCGACGGTGCCGAGGTGACGCACATGCACGATCGGACGGCCAGCAGTGCGAGCAGCGGTGAGCAGTTGCTTGATGTTCGCGACGGCCGCATCCATACCACTCAGGGCCAGTGGACCGCTGAGGTATTCCTTTTGGGCATCGATGATGACAAGGGTCGCATGGCTCAGATTGGCCGCTGCGTAACCGCGGCCGCTGAGTTGAAACATCGTTTTTGGAACGGACATTCTGGGGCTCCTTTGAGTGGGGCTTTTGCGCCATTCTCCTCTGGCTGAGCGGTTCTGTGAATCGCTACCATCGTAGGCGCCGTCTTTGTTGGCTTGTAGCCTTGTTGAGAGGCTCGTTCTGTTCAATACCCAACCTGAAAAATGGATAAGTCCTACATCTGATCCGGTGTTTTTCCTGCATCGTCGCGGCGCGTTTTGGCTGGTAGAATCGCCAGTCGTTTTTTCTGGAGTTTGCCGCCGTGATTACTTCCCGACTTCGTACCCTGCGTGACCATATTCGTTGGGCCGTCAGCCGCTTCCATGGGGAGGATCTGTTTTTCGGTCATGGCACCGACAACGCCTGGGACGAAGCCCGTCAGTTGGTGTTGGGGGCCTTGCACCTGCCGTGGGAAATAGCGGACAGCTACCTCGACTGCAACCTGGAAGATGACGAACTGGTCAATCTGCAACGTTTGCTCAAACGCCGCATCGAAGAGCGCATTCCCACCGCTTACCTATTGGGCGAAGCTTGGTTCTGCGGCATGTCGTTCATTGTCGACGAGCGCGTTCTGATCCCTCGGTCACCGATTGGCGAACTGATTGAAAAGCGTTTTGAACCCTGGTTAGGCACCGAGCCTGCACGCATTCTCGACCTCTGCACCGGTTCTGGCTGCATCGGTATTGCCTGTGCTTTTGAGTTCCAGAACGCCGAGGTTGTGCTGGCGGACCTGTCGTTCGAAGCGCTGGAAGTGGCTAACCAGAACATTGAGCGTCATGGTGTCGATGAGCGGGTGTACACCGTTCAAGGGGATGGCTTTGATGGCTTGCCGGGTCAGCGTTTCGACCTGATCGTGTCGAACCCACCCTACGTCGATGCGGAAGATTTCGCCGACATGCCGGACGAATATCAACACGAGCCGGAGCTGGGCCTGGCCTGCGGCGATGATGGCTTGAACCTGGTGCGGCGCATGCTCGCCGAAGCGGCGGATCACCTGACAGAGAAGGGGTTGTTGATCATCGAGGTGGGCAACAGCCAGGTTCACGTTGAAGCGCTGTACCCGGAAGTCGATTTCGCCTGGCTTGATTTTGAGCGGGGCGGGCATGGCGTGTTCATGCTGACCGCCGAACAGTGTCGCGAACATCAAGCGGTGTTCGCTTCCCGCGCCTGACTTGCACGACCATTCTCATGCGGCGCGTGGGAATGGTTCGCTAGCGGTGTGTTGCAATCCAGATCAACAACCCCGCCTGGAACACCGCAAACGCCACCAGACAGGAAATAGTAAAGCGTAACCCGGCGTCTTCGCGCTTGTACTTGCTGACCTTCTCTTCGTGTTTCTTCAGTTTGACTTCCTGCTCTGCCAGGTTCTGCTCTGCTTGTTGCAGCATCTGCGCGGCTTCGAGAATTTCCACCACTTGCAGCTTTTCAGTGTTCCATTCACTCAGCAGGTCGCCGACCTGCACTTCTTTGACGCTGCCCTTCAAGTGCTGTGGGTCGGCGTATACCACTTCAAAACCGTGGGCGCGT is a window of Pseudomonas sp. DC1.2 DNA encoding:
- the prmB gene encoding 50S ribosomal protein L3 N(5)-glutamine methyltransferase → MITSRLRTLRDHIRWAVSRFHGEDLFFGHGTDNAWDEARQLVLGALHLPWEIADSYLDCNLEDDELVNLQRLLKRRIEERIPTAYLLGEAWFCGMSFIVDERVLIPRSPIGELIEKRFEPWLGTEPARILDLCTGSGCIGIACAFEFQNAEVVLADLSFEALEVANQNIERHGVDERVYTVQGDGFDGLPGQRFDLIVSNPPYVDAEDFADMPDEYQHEPELGLACGDDGLNLVRRMLAEAADHLTEKGLLIIEVGNSQVHVEALYPEVDFAWLDFERGGHGVFMLTAEQCREHQAVFASRA
- a CDS encoding cysteine hydrolase family protein, whose translation is MSVPKTMFQLSGRGYAAANLSHATLVIIDAQKEYLSGPLALSGMDAAVANIKQLLTAARTAGRPIVHVRHLGTVGGLFDPQGERGEFITGLEPQGDETVIGKLLPSAFHGTELERRLQELGALDLIVSGFMSHSSVSTTVRAAKNLGFRCTLVEDACATRDLPYKGGVLSAEHVQQTEMAIMADNFATLALTHDLI